A single genomic interval of Helianthus annuus cultivar XRQ/B chromosome 13, HanXRQr2.0-SUNRISE, whole genome shotgun sequence harbors:
- the LOC110902224 gene encoding uncharacterized protein LOC110902224: MAVVNNEFLLTILYHQIILLITLIVPRRTQYCHRILSSDYRRNHHSSTFPATETRVSNLQLKDVPIRFVNQFYGEDWGDRKMRIYHSSGKIWVVMLKRLKRMPVLTDGWGEVVSDLKLQKDCLLSFRPMNHFGLYLSSYVNGVCEQSYFTINRHLTLGYTMIEESFVQQCFGDDGMAGSYEVNYKGSPWTVSTSKVNSNYVFSEGWTQLCNDLGVQEDDLLVFEKINDVMFGLTVYRDEVEIRLSKKVESDDDDDDVIQISRADYDKALLEDIEVDDNQPTSVKSTPVTFPTSTPKKVHVKETLKVGDGLHFTTTQDVKGKGKGKLSVNRSVKLDNFNQQCKGRKRYTTSDQTVKHPKKGSTKATKVSRIGIHPEYFDFSRKAEYRLRLPVEVVNRAGLSDRLQPISVQNLNGDVELYDTKTELNRFVLPIVTRDEASHRRKLRKLILDNKKSNVGTTSSSLNIDSTNINSTSTPCVTSDNIVNKIGFHNFESTPEVTNNVNSSLSSIVTSNNICSTSNRTTTKNVIGNNISTGITSTTCTSSLNRNLKRLSSGKHYLDHGDQVITCEVCYAKLWDAEKGSGKKEGGKICHMLCCGYAKVVLPDYKTATPYYKSLFMSNDNESKHFLKNIRRYNSMFAFTSMGGKVDHTVNTGNAPFCYRISGENYHSIGSLVPPNGGKPKFSQLYIYDTENELANRYSDNASSSSASDETDNKLIQQIKAMFDAENVLVKIYRMVRDCFQQNPNTTLKLRLIGKREQDGRTYNLPTSSEVAALIVGDIDNALEKRDIVVETQTGSLKRISELHPSYLALQYPILFPYGDDGYRIDIPHRGVIDVTNKKRPNCTMREFFAYRVQDRSNQFSLILNSRRLFQQFLVDAYTMIESERLNFIRFQQQDLRSDTYENIRKLRYNGQQDLSKVGKRIFLPSSFTGGSRYMMQNYLDVMAICKWYGYPDFFITITCNPKWPEVQRFLKDTNLNPEDRPDILSRIFKIKLDAICKDLKDRDLFGKASAVVYTIEFQKRGLPHAHMCLFMENDYKLPTVDHVDQFISAEIPDLNEDPELYTLVKDHMIHGPCGNARMSSPCMVDRKCSKGFPKKFQDHSTLDSNGFPLYRRRDDGSFVLKNKIQLDNRSVVPYNKKLLKRYQAHINVEWCNQAASIKYLFKYINKGPDRATVVVVPSNNENEQPENDEIKEYYDCRYISACEASWRIFSNEVNYRSPSVMRLPFHLPGQQTVCFGPDEDINQVLNKPSVNSSMFLAWMQRNQDPNDHVARTLTYVQFPRFYVWKLDKRIWVPRIKGKTIGRIHSVSPSTGEAYYLRILLNKVKGPTSFDDIKTVNGRVYDTFRDSCYALGLLDDDSEYIEAIKEANISGSAGYIRNLFATMLLSSTLSRPEVVWESTWKYMTDDFLYRFSKYHRVSGLSIPDEQLKNYVLCEIEKFLTRNNSSLRRFLSMPYPDTSSLDNFRCRLINEELAYDRTELQNVYQGQVNLLTDEQRAVYEEIMNAVHGDNGGVFFVYGYGGTGKTFLWKTLSAAIRSKGQIVLNVASSGIASLLLEGGRTAHSRFHIPLNLNEDSVCHIKPDDDVAKLLQQTKLIIWDEAPMVHKHAFEALDRTMHDIFNISNPSRSDVLFGGKVIVFGGDFRQILPVVPNGGRQEIVNASLCSSYLWSKCKLLTLSRNMRLTVGRPSSEVEEISNFAKWLLDVGEGNVGGSNDGEAIIEIPPELLIDSISDPISSLIDFVYPSILDNYNDPNYFSTRAILAPKNEVVHEINDRLLAVFPGEEKEYLSSDSLCPTEDGNVDHQNIYSPDVLNGLKVSGLPNHRLVLKVGVPVMLLRNIDQRNGLCNGTRLKVTKLYSRVIEAEIISGGNIGSRTFIPRINLVPSDRKIPFAFQRRQFPITVCFAMTINKSQGQSLSKVGLYLRQPVFTHGQLYVALSRVTRRDGIKLLILDNDGRPTNKTTNVVYKEIFNGL, from the exons ATGGCGGTTGTAAATAATGAGTTTCTCCTTACCATACTCTACCATCAAATCATCCTTCTTATCACTCTTATCGTCCCTAGGAGAACTCAATATTGTCACCGGATCTTATCATCGGATTATCGCCGGAATCATCATTCATCTACTTTTCCGGCAACCGAAACTAGGGTTTCTAATCTTCAATTAAAG GATGTCCCTATCAGATTTGTTAATCAATTCTACGGAGAGGATTGGGGCGATCGGAAGATGCGTATATATCACTCAAGTGGGAAAATTTGGGTCGTAATGTTGAAACGATTAAAACGTATGCCAGTCTTAACTGACGGCTGGGGAGAAGTTGTTTCAGATCTCAAACTTCAGAAAGATTGTCTCCTGTCATTTCGTCCCATGAACCATTTTGGTCTCTATCTTTCATCTTATGTTAATGGCGTATGTGAGCAATCTTATTTCACAATTAATCGTCATCTAACATTGGGTTATACG ATGATTGAAGAATCTTTTGTCCAACAATGTTTTGGAGACGATGGAATGGCTGGGTCATATGAGGTTAATTATAAGGGTTCTCCGTGGACGGTGTCAACAAGTAAGGTTAATTCAAACTATGTTTTCTCAGAAGGTTGGACTCAACTTTGCAACGATCTTGGCGTTCAAGAAGATGATTTAttggtttttgaaaaaattaatgATGTTATGTTTGGTTTAACGGTGTATCGAGACGAGGTTGAGATAAGGTTGAGCAAGAAGGTtgaatctgatgatgatgatgatgatgtaattCAGATATCCAGGGCTGATTACGATAAAGCGCTTTTGGAG GACATAGAGGTAGATGATAACCAGCCCACATCTGTTAAAAGTACACCAGTAACATTCCCGACAAGTACACCGAAGAAGGTTCATGTTAAAGAGACGTTGAAAGTAGGTGATGGCTTACATTTCACGACAACACAAGAT GTCAAAGGAAAGGGAAAAGGTAAACTTTCTGTCAACCGATCCGTCAAACTTGATAATTTCAACCAACAATGCAAAGGCCGAAAACGTTATACAACATCTGATCAAACTGTCAAG CATCCAAAGAAGGGTTCAACGAAGGCAACCAAAGTTTCCCGTATCGGCATTCATCCAGAATATTTCGACTTTAGCCGTAAAGCTGAATATAGGCTG CGGCTTCCGGTGGAGGTTGTTAATAGAGCCGGCCTGTCTGATAGATTGCAACCTATATCTGTCCAGAACTTGAATGGTGATGTTGAACTTTATGACACAAAGACAGAGTTAAACCGTT TTGTCCTCCCAATTGTTACTCGAGACGAGGCATCTCATAGAAGAAAATTAAGAAAATTAATCTTGGATAATAAGAAATCAAATGTGGGAACTACATCGTCATCCCTCAATATTGATTCCACTAATATTAATTCCACCTCCACTCCGTGTGTTACATCTGATAACATAGTCAACAAAATTGGTTTTCACAATTTTGAATCCACTCCTGAGGTGACTAATAATGTTAATTCAAGTCTTTCAAGTATTGTAACAA GTAACAATATTTGTAGTACCAGCAATCGTACAACTACAAAAAACGTTATTGGGAATAATATTTCAACTGGCATCACATCAACCACCTGCACATCATCATTGAACCGTAATTTGAAAAGGCTATCATCTGGTAAAC ATTATTTGGATCACGGTGATCAAGTTATTACTTGTGAAGTTTGTTATGCAAAGTTATGGGACGCAGAGAAAGGAAGCGGAAAAAAAGAGGGTGGCAAAATATGTCATATGTTATGTTGTGGTTATGCCAAAGTTGTCTTACCGGATTACAAAACCGCGACACCTTATTATAAAAGTCTATTCATGTCAAATGACAATGAAAGCAAGCACTTTTTGAAGAACATTCGACGTTACAATTCTATGTTCGCGTTTACCTCAATGGGTGGTAAGGTTGACCATACTGTGAATACTGGTAATGCTCCTTTTTGCTACAGAATAAGTGGTGAAAATTACCATTCTATTGGTAGTCTTGTGCCACCAAACGGAGGGAAGCCTAAATTTAGTCAGTTATACATATACGATACTGAAAATGAGTTGGCAAACAG GTATTCAGACAATGCTTCCTCATCATCCGCTTCAGATGAAACCGATAACAAGCTGATACAACAAATCAAAGCAATGTTTGATGCCGAAAATGTGCTTGTGAAAATTTATAGGATGGTTAGAGATTGCTTCCAACAAAATCCTAATACCACTTTAAAGCTTCGCCTTATTGGCAAAAGAGAACAAGATGGTCGGACTTATAACTTACCTACTTCCTCAGAGGTTGCTGCCCTTATTGTTGGAGATATCGATAATGCACTTGAGAAAAGAGATATCGTTGTCGAGACACAAACAGGTTCATTAAAAAGAATAAGTGAATTGCATCCATCCTATCTTGCACTTCAGTATCCCATTTTGTTCCCATATGGAGACGACGGTTACAGAATTGACATACCACATAGGGGTGTCATTGATGTTACTAACAAGAAACGTCCGAATTGTACAATGAGAGAGTTTTTTGCGTATCGTGTACAAGATCGTAGTAACCAGTTTTCATTGATTCTAAATTCTCGACGGTTATTCCAACAGTTTTTGGTTGATGCTTATACGATGATTGAGAGCGAGCGACTTAACTTTATAAGATTTCAGCAACAAGATCTCAGGTCTGATACATATGAGAATATCCGGAAACTAAGATATAACGGCCAACAAGATTTGTCTAAGGTTGGAAAACGTATTTTCCTTCCATCTTCCTTTACAGGCGGGTCACgatatatgatgcaaaactaTCTTGACGTAATGGCAATTTGTAAATGGTATGGTTATCCAGACTTTTTTATAACCATTACCTGCAATCCTAAATGGCCGGAGGTTCAAAGGTTTCTTAAGGACACAAATCTTAATCCGGAGGATAGGCCTGATATTTTATCTCGAATTTTTAAAATAAAGCTGGATGCAATTTGTAAAGATTTGAAAGACCGTGATTTGTTTGGAAAAGCTTCCGCTG ttgttTACACTATTGAGTTTCAGAAGCGAGGATTGCCTCATGCACATATGTGCTTATTCATGGAGAATGATTACAAACTTCCAACTGTAGACCATGTTGATCAGTTTATTTCTGCAGAAATCCCTGATTTAAACGAAGACCCTGAACTATATACGCTTGTGAAAGACCATATGATTCACGGTCCATGTGGTAATGCTAGAATGAGCTCTCCATGTATGGTTGATAGAAAATGttcaaaaggttttcccaagaaaTTTCAAGATCACTCAACCTTGGATTCTAACGGATTTCCCTTATACAGAAGAAGAGATGACGGTTCCttcgttttaaaaaataaaattcagTTAGACAACAGAAGTGTTGTACCTTATAACAAAAAGCTTTTGAAAAGATATCAGGCGCATATAAACGTTGAATGGTGCAACCAAGCGGCGTCAATAAAGTATTTGTTCAAGTATATTAATAAAGGTCCTGATAGAGCAACAGTTGTTGTGGTTCCGAGCAACAATGAAAACGAACAACCAGAAAATGATGAAATTAAAGAGTATTATGACTGTAGGTATATATCTGCGTGTGAAGCGTCTTGGAGGATTTTTTCTAATGAAGTTAATTATAGGAGTCCTTCTGTTATGCGTCTTCCTTTCCATCTTCCTGGACAACAAACAGTTTGTTTCGGTCCTGATGAAGATATTAATCAAGTGCTAAACAAACCATCTGTGAACTCATCAATGTTTTTAGCTTGGATGCAACGTAATCAAGATCCTAACGACCATGTTGCACGTACACTAACATATGTACAGTTTCCGCGTTTTTATGTTTGGAAGCTTGACAAGCGTATATGGGTTCCGAGAATAAAAGGAAAAACAATTGGAAGAATTCATTCCGTTTCTCCTTCTACCGGTGAAGCGTACTATTTAAGAattcttcttaacaaagttaaaggACCAACATCGTTTGATGATATTAAAACAGTTAATGGTCGAGTGTACGATACTTTTAGAGATTCTTGCTATGCGCTTGGTTTGTTGGATGACGACTCTGAGTATATTGAGGCCATCAAAGAAGCAAATATATCAGGTAGTGCAGGTTATATTCGCAATTTATTTGCCACCATGTTACTGTCAAGCACATTATCTAGACCTGAAGTTGTATGGGAAAGCACATGGAAGTATATGACAGATGATTTTCTGTACAGATTCTCAAAGTATCATCGTGTTTCAg GTTTATCAATTCCTGATGAGCAACTAAAGAACTACGTTTTATGCGAAATAGAGAAGTTTTTAACTCGGAATAATTCATCGCTTCGGAGATTTTTATCAATGCCTTACCCGGATACTTCATCTTTAGATAACTTTCGCTGCCGATTGATTAACGAAGAGCTTGCTTATGACAGAACTGAGTTACAAAATGTTTATCAAGGTCAGGTGAATTTGTTAACGGATGAACAACGTGCAGTATATGAAGAAATTATGAACGCAGTTCATGGAGACAATGGCGGAGTATTTTTTGTTTACGGTTATGGCGGGACCGGTAAAACGTTTTTATGGAAAACATTATCTGCTGCAATTAGGTCAAAAGGTCAGATTGTATTAAACGTTGCATCTAGCGGAATTGCATCATTGCTGTTGGAGGGAGGAAGAACGGCTCATTCTAGGTTTCATATACCTTTGAATCTTAATGAGGATTCCGTTTGTCATATAAAACCAGACGATGATGTAGCTAAATTACTACAGCAGACCAAACTCATTATATGGGATGAAGCTCCTATGGTTCATAAACATGCATTTGAGGCTTTGGATAGAACTATGCATGACATTTTCAATATATCTAATCCATCCAGGTCTGATGTTTTATTTGGAGGGAAGGTGATTGTATTTGGTGGTGATTTTAGGCAAATACTACCTGTTGTTCCAAACGGTGGACGTCAAGAAATTGTGAATGCCTCATTATGTTCTTCTTATCTGTGGAGTAAGTGTAAGTTGTTGACGTTATCTAGAAACATGAGGTTAACTGTTGGAAGACCATCATCTGAAGTTGAGGAGATTAGTAATTTTGCAAAATGGTTGTTGGACGTTGGCGAGGGAAATGTTGGTGGTTCCAATGATGGAGAAGCAATAATTGAAATACCACCTGAGCTTTTAATTGATAGCATATCTGATCCAATTTCTAGCCTGATTGATTTTGTTTATCCGTCAATCTTGGATAATTACAATGATCCTAATTACTTTAGTACAAGAGCTATACTTGCGCCTAAGAATGAGGTTGTTCACGAGATTAACGACAGATTGTTGGCAGTTTTCCCTGGTGAAGAAAAAGAGTATCTTAGTTCTGACAGTCTATGCCCTACTGAAGATGGCAATGTTGATCACCAAAATATATATTCTCCTGACGTGCTCAATGGTCTCAAAGTGTCTGGTTTACCAAATCATAGGTTAGTCCTTAAAGTTGGCGTTCCAGTAATGTTGTTGCGAAATATTGACCAACGAAATGGTTTGTGTAACGGTACAAGgttaaaggtcacaaaactttacAGCCGTGTTATTGAAGCTGAGATAATTTCTGGTGGTAATATTGGTTCTCGGACATTCATACCTAGAATTAATTTGGTACCTTCGGACCGAAAGATTCCTTTTGCATTTCAAAGGAGGCAATTTCCAATAACTGTATGTTTTGCAATGACGATTAACAAAAGCCAGGGACAGTCGCTATCTAAGGTTGGGTTGTACCTAAGACAACCAGTTTTCACACATGGTCAATTGTACGTAGCTTTATCTAGGGTTACAAGACGAGATGGAATCAAGTTACTAATACTTGACAATGATGGCAGGCCTACAAATAAAACAACCAATGTCGTATATAAAGAGATATTCAATGGATTGTGA